Proteins encoded in a region of the Azospirillum sp. TSH58 genome:
- a CDS encoding phasin family protein, translated as MAANFLDLFERFNPLTSGPLTLGPLALSPLGKANAETYAARGTRVAGVVQDGCRRLLDGVTAGIGETTHLAGEFAKVRSPADLVAVQREWATVAQARVVNQVQTVLDVSAKIAAELGVAPVALSPAAPAPKAVPAAAPVAAPAPAPKAEAPKAAAPAVEAPKAEAPKAEAKVEVKAEAAPAPAPKKAPVARKAPAKAAAPAAPKAAPKAAPKAEAPAAKAEPVKAAAPKVEAPKVEAPKAETPKVEAAPAPAPKAEAPKADVKAEDKKAEAPKVEAPKAEAAKTEAPKPEAAKAAPKAAAPAAQ; from the coding sequence ATGGCCGCCAACTTTCTGGACCTTTTCGAGCGCTTCAATCCCCTGACCTCGGGGCCCCTGACCTTGGGCCCCCTGGCCCTGTCGCCGCTGGGCAAGGCGAACGCCGAGACCTACGCCGCCCGCGGCACGCGCGTCGCCGGCGTGGTGCAGGACGGCTGCCGCCGCCTGCTCGACGGCGTGACCGCCGGCATCGGCGAGACGACCCACCTCGCCGGCGAATTCGCCAAGGTGCGCAGCCCGGCGGACCTCGTGGCCGTCCAGCGCGAATGGGCGACCGTCGCCCAGGCCCGGGTCGTCAACCAGGTGCAGACCGTCCTCGACGTCTCCGCGAAGATCGCCGCCGAGTTGGGCGTCGCCCCGGTGGCCCTGTCGCCGGCCGCTCCGGCGCCGAAGGCCGTTCCGGCTGCCGCTCCGGTCGCCGCGCCGGCTCCCGCTCCGAAGGCGGAAGCCCCCAAGGCCGCGGCCCCCGCCGTCGAAGCGCCGAAGGCCGAGGCGCCGAAGGCTGAGGCGAAGGTCGAGGTGAAGGCTGAGGCGGCTCCCGCTCCGGCGCCGAAGAAGGCCCCGGTGGCCCGCAAGGCTCCGGCCAAGGCCGCCGCTCCGGCGGCCCCGAAGGCCGCCCCGAAGGCCGCCCCGAAGGCCGAGGCGCCCGCTGCGAAGGCGGAGCCGGTGAAGGCGGCCGCCCCGAAGGTCGAAGCTCCGAAGGTCGAAGCCCCGAAGGCCGAAACGCCGAAGGTCGAGGCGGCCCCCGCCCCGGCGCCCAAGGCGGAAGCCCCGAAAGCCGACGTGAAGGCTGAAGACAAGAAGGCCGAGGCCCCGAAGGTCGAAGCCCCCAAGGCCGAAGCCGCCAAGACGGAAGCGCCGAAGCCGGAAGCTGCCAAGGCCGCCCCGAAGGCCGCCGCTCCCGCGGCCCAGTGA
- the rpmB gene encoding 50S ribosomal protein L28 yields MARRCSVTGKGTQFGNNVSHANNKTRRRFQPNLQETALLSDALGQMVRLRISTNAIRSIEHKGGLDAFLLDAKDEVLSLDARRLKRRIAKAQDKQQAVAA; encoded by the coding sequence ATGGCACGTCGGTGCTCCGTGACCGGTAAGGGCACGCAGTTTGGCAACAACGTCAGCCACGCCAACAACAAGACCCGCCGCCGTTTCCAGCCGAACCTGCAGGAAACCGCGCTGCTGAGCGACGCTCTGGGTCAGATGGTGCGCCTGCGTATCTCCACCAACGCGATCCGTTCGATCGAGCACAAGGGCGGCCTCGACGCCTTCCTGCTCGACGCGAAGGACGAGGTCCTCAGCCTGGATGCGCGCCGCCTGAAGCGCCGCATCGCCAAGGCCCAGGACAAGCAGCAGGCCGTCGCGGCCTGA
- a CDS encoding regulatory protein RecX has protein sequence MTRDQPPARKPPRLVTAQYLENAALHYLQRFASSSASLRRVLMRKVDRSAQAHGTDPAEGARWVEDLIARYQRSGLLNDVAYAEMRAASLHRRGTSTRAIREKLSAKGIGRDEADRALESLDEEVEGDLNLTAALALARRRRLGPYRLPEKRAAFRDKDLAALGRAGFAYDIARRVVDAEDPDSVE, from the coding sequence ATGACCCGCGACCAGCCGCCGGCCCGCAAGCCGCCGCGCCTCGTCACCGCCCAGTATCTGGAGAACGCGGCCCTGCACTATCTCCAGCGCTTCGCCAGCTCGTCGGCCAGCCTGCGGCGCGTGCTGATGCGCAAGGTCGACCGCTCCGCCCAGGCCCACGGCACCGACCCGGCGGAGGGCGCGCGCTGGGTCGAGGACCTGATCGCCCGCTACCAGCGCAGCGGCCTGCTGAACGACGTGGCCTACGCGGAGATGCGCGCGGCCAGCCTGCACCGCCGCGGCACCTCGACCCGCGCCATCCGCGAGAAGCTGTCCGCCAAGGGCATCGGCCGCGACGAGGCCGACCGCGCCCTGGAGTCGCTGGACGAGGAGGTGGAGGGCGACCTGAACCTGACCGCCGCCCTGGCGCTGGCCCGCCGCCGCCGCCTCGGCCCCTACCGCCTGCCGGAGAAGCGCGCGGCGTTCCGCGACAAGGATCTGGCGGCGCTGGGCCGCGCCGGCTTCGCCTACGACATCGCCCGGCGGGTGGTGGACGCCGAAGACCCCGACTCGGTGGAGTAA
- a CDS encoding ABC transporter permease encodes MTHPLPPMPRQVGAVNWVGLWTLYAREVRRFLKVHQQTVWAPVVTTLLFYAVFALALGGAVRMIGTVPYLEFLAPGLIMMAMAQNAFANTSSSVVIAKVQGNIVDILMPPMAPLELVFGFVMGGVTRGLLVGLVTGLAIWAFVPVRIAHPEFVIFHALMASMLLSLLGLVGGIWSEKFDNIAAVTNFVVTPLSFLSGTFYSVETLPPVFWWIAHFDPFFYMIDGFRYGFIGRSDGTLGIGILVMLAVNGALWWLAWRMLKTGYKLKA; translated from the coding sequence ATGACTCATCCTCTCCCTCCCATGCCTCGCCAGGTCGGCGCCGTCAACTGGGTCGGCCTGTGGACCCTCTACGCGCGCGAGGTGCGCCGGTTCCTGAAGGTGCACCAGCAGACCGTCTGGGCGCCCGTGGTCACCACCCTGCTGTTCTACGCCGTCTTCGCGCTGGCGCTGGGCGGTGCGGTGCGGATGATCGGGACGGTGCCCTATCTGGAGTTCCTGGCGCCCGGCCTGATCATGATGGCGATGGCCCAGAACGCCTTCGCCAACACCTCCTCCTCCGTGGTGATCGCGAAGGTCCAGGGCAACATCGTCGACATCCTGATGCCGCCGATGGCCCCGCTGGAGCTGGTCTTCGGCTTCGTCATGGGCGGGGTGACGCGCGGCCTGCTGGTCGGACTGGTCACCGGTCTGGCGATCTGGGCCTTCGTCCCGGTGCGCATCGCCCATCCGGAGTTCGTGATCTTCCACGCCCTGATGGCCTCCATGCTGCTGTCGCTGCTCGGGCTGGTCGGCGGCATCTGGTCGGAGAAGTTCGACAACATCGCGGCGGTGACCAACTTCGTGGTGACGCCGCTGTCCTTCCTGTCGGGCACCTTCTATTCGGTGGAGACGCTGCCGCCGGTCTTCTGGTGGATCGCCCATTTCGACCCGTTCTTCTACATGATCGACGGCTTCCGCTACGGCTTCATCGGGCGGTCGGACGGTACGCTGGGGATCGGGATTCTCGTCATGCTGGCCGTCAACGGCGCCCTGTGGTGGCTGGCCTGGCGCATGCTGAAGACGGGCTACAAGCTGAAGGCGTAA
- a CDS encoding aspartate aminotransferase family protein translates to MPTYARADIVFERGEGPYLYATDGRRFLDFAAGVAVNVLGHANPYLVEALTAQAHKLWHTSNLFRVAGQESLAKRLTEATFADTVFFTNSGAEAWECGAKLIRKYHYEKGDKARTRIITFEQAFHGRTLAAVSAAQQEKLIKGFGPLLDGFDLVPFGDLEAVRAAITDRTAAICLEPIQGEGGIRAGSVEFLRGLRELCDQHGLLLFLDEIQCGMGRTGKLFAHEWAGITPDVMAVAKGIGGGFPLGACLATEKAASGMTAGTHGSTYGGNPLATAVGNAVLDKVLEPGFLDHVQRIGGLLQERLAGLVAGNPSVFKGVRGQGLMLGLVCGPAVGDVVAALRANGLLSVPAGDNVVRLLPPLNIGEAEVEEAVAILAKTAKELV, encoded by the coding sequence ATGCCCACATATGCCCGCGCCGACATCGTGTTCGAGCGCGGCGAAGGTCCGTATCTGTACGCGACCGACGGGCGACGATTCCTCGACTTCGCCGCCGGTGTGGCGGTGAACGTCCTCGGCCACGCGAATCCCTATCTGGTCGAGGCGCTGACCGCCCAGGCCCACAAGCTCTGGCACACCTCCAACCTGTTCCGGGTCGCCGGGCAGGAGAGCCTTGCCAAGCGGCTGACCGAGGCCACCTTCGCCGACACCGTGTTCTTCACGAACTCGGGCGCCGAGGCGTGGGAGTGCGGCGCCAAGCTGATCCGCAAATACCATTACGAGAAGGGCGACAAGGCCCGCACCCGCATCATCACCTTCGAGCAGGCCTTCCACGGCCGCACGCTGGCCGCGGTGTCGGCGGCGCAGCAGGAGAAGCTGATCAAGGGCTTCGGCCCGCTGCTCGACGGCTTCGACCTCGTGCCCTTCGGCGATCTGGAGGCGGTGCGCGCCGCCATCACCGATCGGACCGCCGCCATCTGCCTGGAGCCGATCCAGGGCGAGGGCGGCATCCGCGCCGGCTCGGTGGAGTTCCTGCGCGGGCTGCGCGAGCTGTGCGACCAGCACGGGCTGCTGCTGTTCCTGGACGAGATCCAGTGCGGCATGGGCCGCACCGGCAAGCTGTTCGCCCATGAATGGGCCGGCATCACGCCGGACGTCATGGCGGTGGCCAAGGGCATCGGCGGCGGCTTCCCGCTGGGCGCCTGCCTCGCGACGGAAAAGGCGGCGTCGGGCATGACCGCCGGCACCCACGGCTCGACCTACGGCGGCAACCCGCTGGCCACCGCGGTCGGCAACGCCGTCCTGGACAAGGTGCTGGAGCCCGGCTTCCTCGACCATGTGCAGCGCATCGGCGGCCTGCTCCAGGAGCGTCTGGCCGGGCTGGTGGCCGGGAACCCGTCGGTCTTCAAGGGCGTGCGCGGCCAGGGGCTGATGCTCGGCCTCGTCTGCGGCCCGGCGGTCGGCGACGTGGTGGCGGCATTGCGCGCCAACGGCCTGCTGTCCGTTCCGGCGGGCGACAACGTGGTCCGGCTGCTGCCGCCGCTCAACATCGGCGAAGCCGAGGTGGAGGAGGCCGTGGCCATCCTCGCCAAGACCGCCAAGGAGCTGGTGTGA
- the argF gene encoding ornithine carbamoyltransferase translates to MSAVRHFLDIDRLDKATLRQILAMAATIKKDIPAYRSLFAGRTLAMIFEKPSTRTRVSFEVGMRQLGGDVVVLKPDDMQLGRGETIGDTARVLSRYVDAVMVRTMGEERVHELAEFASVPIINGLTDQSHPCQIMADVMTFEEHRGPIEGRTVAWIGDVNNVAVSWVHVAVRLGVEIRLGCPDIYGPAPELLDWVKREGGRITVTTSPEEAVRGADCVVTDAWASMHNTDVDERAAILGPYQVNEALMALAAPDALFMHCLPAHRGEEVTDGVIDGRHSVVWDEAENRLHAQKAILAWCLGATI, encoded by the coding sequence ATGTCCGCCGTTCGTCATTTCCTCGACATCGACCGGCTGGACAAGGCGACCCTGCGCCAGATCCTCGCCATGGCCGCGACCATCAAGAAGGACATCCCGGCCTACCGCTCGCTGTTCGCGGGCCGCACGCTGGCGATGATCTTCGAGAAGCCGTCGACCCGCACCCGCGTCTCCTTCGAGGTGGGCATGCGCCAGCTCGGCGGCGACGTGGTGGTGCTGAAGCCCGACGACATGCAGCTCGGCCGCGGCGAGACCATCGGCGACACCGCCCGCGTCCTGTCCCGCTACGTGGACGCGGTGATGGTCCGCACCATGGGCGAGGAGCGCGTGCACGAGCTGGCCGAGTTCGCCTCCGTGCCGATCATCAACGGCCTGACCGACCAGTCGCACCCCTGCCAGATCATGGCCGACGTGATGACCTTCGAGGAGCATCGCGGCCCCATCGAAGGGCGCACGGTGGCCTGGATCGGCGACGTGAACAACGTGGCGGTGAGCTGGGTCCATGTCGCGGTGCGCCTCGGCGTGGAGATCCGCCTCGGCTGCCCGGACATCTACGGCCCGGCGCCGGAGCTGCTGGACTGGGTGAAGCGCGAGGGCGGGCGGATCACCGTCACCACCTCGCCGGAGGAGGCCGTGCGCGGCGCCGACTGCGTGGTCACCGACGCCTGGGCCTCCATGCACAACACCGACGTGGACGAGCGGGCGGCGATCCTGGGTCCCTATCAGGTCAACGAGGCGCTGATGGCGCTGGCCGCCCCCGATGCCCTGTTCATGCACTGCCTGCCCGCCCACCGCGGGGAGGAGGTGACCGACGGGGTGATCGACGGCCGGCACTCGGTCGTCTGGGACGAGGCGGAAAATCGCCTGCACGCCCAGAAGGCCATACTGGCATGGTGCCTCGGCGCCACTATTTAA
- a CDS encoding Hsp33 family molecular chaperone — translation MDDPSVQPIADDLVLPFQIEASRLRGRMVKLGPALDEILTRHAYPEPVARFLAETMTLAMLLSSMLKYDGIFTLQTKGDGPVRLMVADITSVGDIRAYAQFDEEALAKAGDDVAIAPAPALLGKGHIAFTVDQGPNTERYQGIVELYGKTLADCVQHYFRQSEQIDTGLTVSVDQETLPDGSKGAWRAGGIMIQRLPQDATEKVLGSGDEDAWRRAMVLLSSTTGDELLDPELPARDLLFRLFHEDGVRVWQPKALRFGCRCSRERVSDMLSRLPRDEVQSLKIDDGRVEVVCQFCSTAYHFDDADLDRVYGTAK, via the coding sequence ATGGACGATCCTTCCGTCCAACCGATCGCCGACGATCTCGTTCTTCCCTTCCAGATCGAGGCGTCGCGCCTGCGCGGCCGCATGGTGAAGCTGGGCCCCGCGCTGGACGAAATCCTGACCCGCCACGCCTATCCGGAGCCGGTCGCCCGTTTCCTGGCCGAGACGATGACGCTCGCCATGCTGCTGTCCAGCATGCTGAAGTACGACGGCATCTTCACGCTCCAGACCAAGGGCGACGGGCCGGTCCGGCTGATGGTGGCGGACATCACCTCGGTCGGCGACATCCGCGCCTACGCGCAGTTCGACGAGGAAGCGCTGGCCAAGGCCGGCGACGACGTGGCCATCGCCCCGGCGCCGGCCCTGCTCGGCAAGGGGCACATCGCCTTCACCGTGGACCAGGGGCCGAACACCGAGCGCTACCAGGGCATCGTCGAGCTGTACGGCAAGACGCTGGCCGACTGCGTGCAGCACTATTTCCGCCAGTCGGAGCAGATCGACACCGGCCTGACCGTGTCGGTGGACCAGGAAACCCTGCCGGACGGCAGCAAGGGCGCCTGGCGGGCCGGCGGCATCATGATCCAGCGCCTGCCGCAGGACGCCACGGAAAAGGTGCTCGGTTCCGGCGACGAGGACGCGTGGCGCCGCGCCATGGTCCTGCTGTCCAGCACCACCGGCGACGAGCTTCTCGACCCGGAGCTGCCGGCCCGCGACCTGCTGTTCCGCCTGTTCCACGAGGACGGCGTTCGGGTGTGGCAGCCCAAGGCCCTGCGCTTCGGCTGCCGCTGCTCGCGCGAGCGGGTGTCGGACATGCTGTCCCGCCTGCCGCGGGACGAGGTGCAGAGCCTGAAGATCGACGACGGGCGGGTCGAGGTGGTCTGCCAGTTCTGCTCCACCGCCTACCACTTCGACGACGCGGACCTCGACCGGGTCTACGGGACGGCGAAGTAA
- the ahcY gene encoding adenosylhomocysteinase, protein MAAPANFTDYKVKDISLAEWGRKEITIAETEMPGLMALRAEFGESKPLAGARIVGCLHMTIQTAVLIETLTALGATVRWSSCNIFSTQDQAAAAIAAAGIPVFAWKGETEEEFWWCIEQTLRGPDGWVPNMILDDGGDVTQIMHDKYPEMLAEVRGLSEETTTGVHRLYEMMKKGTLKVPAINVNDSVTKSKFDNLYGCRESLVDGIKRATDVMVAGKVAVVAGYGDVGKGSAASLRSQGARVLVTEIDPITALQAAMEGYQVVTMDEAAPQGDIFVTATGNVDVITLDHMRQMKDRAIVCNIGHFDSEIQIEALRNYKWEEVKPQVDEVVFPDGKRLIVLAQGRLVNLGCATGHPSFVMSASFTNQVLAQIELWTNAASYENKVYVLPKHLDEKVARLHLDKIGAKLTTLSAKQAEYIGVKVEGPFKPDHYRY, encoded by the coding sequence ATGGCCGCGCCCGCCAACTTCACCGACTACAAGGTCAAGGACATCAGCCTCGCCGAGTGGGGCCGCAAGGAAATCACCATCGCCGAGACCGAGATGCCCGGCCTGATGGCGCTGCGCGCGGAGTTCGGCGAGTCCAAGCCGCTGGCCGGCGCCCGCATCGTCGGCTGCCTGCACATGACCATCCAGACCGCCGTGCTGATCGAGACGCTGACCGCTCTCGGCGCGACCGTCCGCTGGTCGTCCTGCAACATCTTCTCGACCCAGGACCAGGCCGCCGCCGCCATCGCCGCCGCCGGCATCCCGGTCTTCGCCTGGAAGGGCGAGACGGAGGAGGAGTTCTGGTGGTGCATCGAGCAGACCCTGCGCGGTCCGGACGGCTGGGTTCCGAACATGATCCTGGACGACGGCGGCGACGTCACCCAGATCATGCACGACAAGTATCCGGAGATGCTGGCCGAGGTCCGCGGCCTGTCGGAGGAGACCACCACCGGCGTCCACCGTCTCTATGAGATGATGAAGAAGGGCACGCTGAAGGTTCCGGCCATCAACGTGAACGACAGCGTCACCAAGTCGAAGTTCGACAACCTCTACGGCTGCCGCGAGTCGCTGGTCGACGGCATCAAGCGCGCCACCGACGTGATGGTGGCCGGCAAGGTCGCCGTGGTCGCCGGCTACGGCGACGTGGGCAAGGGCTCCGCCGCCTCGCTGCGCTCGCAGGGCGCGCGCGTCCTGGTGACGGAGATCGACCCGATCACCGCGCTCCAGGCCGCCATGGAAGGCTATCAGGTCGTCACGATGGACGAGGCCGCCCCGCAGGGCGACATCTTCGTCACCGCGACCGGCAACGTGGACGTCATCACGCTGGACCACATGCGCCAGATGAAGGACCGCGCCATCGTCTGCAACATCGGCCACTTCGACAGCGAGATCCAGATCGAGGCTCTTCGCAACTACAAGTGGGAAGAGGTCAAGCCGCAGGTCGACGAGGTCGTCTTCCCCGACGGCAAGCGCCTGATCGTCCTGGCCCAGGGCCGTCTGGTGAACCTGGGCTGCGCCACCGGCCACCCGAGCTTCGTGATGAGCGCCAGCTTCACCAACCAGGTGCTGGCCCAGATCGAGCTGTGGACCAACGCCGCCAGCTACGAGAACAAGGTCTACGTCCTGCCGAAGCACCTGGACGAGAAGGTCGCCCGCCTGCATCTGGACAAGATCGGCGCCAAGCTGACCACGCTCTCCGCCAAGCAGGCCGAGTACATCGGCGTGAAGGTCGAAGGCCCGTTCAAGCCGGACCACTACCGCTACTAA
- a CDS encoding phosphatase PAP2 family protein — MGRAMALAGLRAPGFWTRLGRHELRLLVGMAVSAGLILAFALLAGEVIEGETAAFDRAVLLALRVAGDPATPLGPPWLHNAARDVTALGSITVLSLITAVTLGFLLLRGKRGASLLVLLSVGGGMAISGLLKNQIGRERPDVVPHGDIVFTASFPSGHSLLSAVVFLTLGAMLARFVEGRRQKAYVLVVAMAVTLLVGCSRVYLGVHWPTDVLAGWCVGAGWAALCWLVALWLQRRGAVEPEDESGTVPDRT; from the coding sequence ATGGGACGGGCGATGGCGCTGGCAGGATTGAGGGCACCCGGCTTCTGGACGAGGCTCGGCCGGCACGAGTTGCGGCTTCTTGTCGGCATGGCGGTCAGCGCCGGGCTGATCCTGGCCTTCGCCCTGCTGGCCGGCGAGGTGATCGAGGGCGAGACGGCGGCCTTCGACCGCGCGGTGCTGCTGGCGCTGCGGGTGGCCGGCGATCCGGCGACGCCGCTGGGGCCGCCCTGGCTTCACAACGCGGCGCGCGACGTCACGGCGCTGGGCAGCATCACCGTGCTGTCGCTGATCACCGCGGTGACGCTGGGCTTCCTGCTGCTTCGCGGAAAGCGCGGGGCGTCGCTCCTGGTGCTGCTGTCGGTCGGCGGCGGCATGGCGATCAGCGGCCTGCTGAAGAACCAGATCGGGCGGGAGCGTCCGGATGTCGTCCCCCATGGCGACATCGTCTTCACCGCCAGCTTCCCCAGCGGCCATTCGCTGCTGTCGGCGGTCGTCTTCCTGACGCTGGGCGCCATGCTGGCGCGCTTCGTCGAGGGGAGGCGGCAGAAGGCCTATGTGCTCGTCGTGGCGATGGCGGTGACCCTGCTGGTCGGCTGCAGCCGCGTCTATCTGGGCGTCCATTGGCCGACCGACGTCCTGGCGGGCTGGTGCGTCGGGGCGGGCTGGGCCGCACTGTGCTGGCTCGTCGCCCTGTGGCTGCAAAGACGCGGTGCCGTCGAACCGGAGGATGAGTCCGGAACGGTGCCGGATCGCACTTGA
- a CDS encoding glycosyl transferase family protein: MTVKRRDGTSRPAPVAAPVAEPEASGQGKSAPGTQENRLSRGRLIVALDALLSKRNVTLAARDLGLQTSALSRLLAQMREEFGDPLFIRSGRGLVPTPFAEALRPRVQALARGIDALFEPTVERPAPDETFDPRWNVPTGIDAPPLQVRPAGLLDGQPSPAQIDAKLERIAPDAPAQDRLARHIGVLGVAGGGHGRPLTAEEAEEAMAIVLAGEADPVQVGALLGMMRMRGSTAPELAGMVRAMRAHVAAGLGRTIQADIDWPCFTSPNYHNPPWFFHAARLVAQAGHRVLLHGSTGCSAASGRYEFIAPTVGIPVCTNAREIAAALATQRIAYAPLAALSPQIYRLIGLHRLTQTRSAVFEAVHLLKPAKAKTSLLGAAKPTYRELHRDAARILGWKHMAVLGSVRDVAQFSPFRPSSIHRLVNGEAEDLILPACMDEPPPTPRPRGTSLEYWQGVWTGAVRDARAERVIIGTAAFALFALPGATGPAFADALRLAEQLWKARLGQTALAVRIPG, from the coding sequence ATGACGGTCAAGAGGAGGGACGGGACATCCCGTCCGGCGCCGGTGGCGGCGCCGGTGGCGGAACCGGAGGCGTCCGGTCAGGGCAAGTCCGCCCCTGGCACCCAGGAGAACCGGCTGTCGCGCGGCCGTCTGATCGTCGCGCTGGACGCGCTGCTGTCGAAACGGAACGTCACGCTGGCCGCCCGCGACCTTGGTCTGCAGACCTCGGCGCTCAGCCGGCTCCTGGCGCAGATGCGCGAGGAGTTCGGCGATCCCCTGTTCATCCGCTCGGGCCGCGGTCTGGTGCCCACGCCCTTCGCCGAAGCGCTGCGCCCGCGTGTCCAGGCGCTGGCCCGCGGGATCGACGCCCTGTTCGAACCGACAGTGGAACGCCCGGCGCCCGACGAGACCTTCGATCCCCGCTGGAACGTGCCGACCGGCATCGACGCGCCGCCGCTCCAGGTCCGGCCCGCCGGCCTGTTGGACGGGCAGCCGTCCCCGGCGCAGATCGACGCGAAGCTGGAGAGGATCGCGCCGGACGCCCCCGCGCAGGACCGTCTGGCGCGTCACATCGGCGTGCTGGGCGTCGCCGGGGGCGGCCATGGACGCCCCCTGACCGCCGAGGAGGCGGAGGAGGCGATGGCCATCGTCCTGGCGGGCGAGGCCGATCCGGTCCAGGTCGGCGCGCTTCTCGGCATGATGCGGATGCGCGGCTCGACCGCGCCGGAACTGGCCGGGATGGTGCGGGCGATGCGCGCGCATGTCGCCGCCGGGCTGGGGCGGACGATCCAGGCGGACATCGACTGGCCCTGCTTCACCTCGCCCAACTACCACAACCCGCCCTGGTTCTTCCACGCCGCCCGGCTGGTCGCGCAGGCCGGTCACCGGGTGCTGCTGCACGGCAGCACGGGCTGCAGCGCGGCCTCCGGCCGGTACGAGTTCATCGCGCCCACCGTGGGCATCCCGGTCTGCACCAACGCGCGGGAGATCGCGGCGGCGCTGGCGACGCAGCGGATCGCCTACGCGCCGCTCGCCGCCCTGTCCCCGCAGATCTACCGGCTGATCGGGCTGCATCGGCTGACCCAGACCCGCTCCGCCGTGTTCGAGGCGGTGCATCTGCTGAAGCCGGCCAAGGCCAAGACCTCCCTGCTGGGTGCGGCGAAGCCGACCTACCGGGAACTGCACCGCGACGCCGCGCGCATCCTCGGCTGGAAGCACATGGCCGTGCTGGGCAGCGTGCGCGACGTCGCCCAGTTCTCGCCCTTCCGCCCCTCCTCCATTCACCGTCTGGTCAACGGCGAGGCGGAGGATCTCATCCTGCCCGCCTGCATGGACGAGCCGCCGCCGACACCGCGCCCGCGCGGCACCAGCCTGGAATATTGGCAGGGGGTGTGGACCGGCGCGGTGCGCGACGCGCGGGCCGAGCGCGTCATCATCGGCACCGCGGCCTTTGCCCTGTTCGCCCTTCCCGGCGCCACCGGGCCGGCCTTCGCCGACGCCCTGCGGCTGGCCGAGCAGCTCTGGAAGGCCCGTCTCGGCCAGACGGCGCTGGCCGTGCGGATTCCGGGCTGA